The Argentina anserina chromosome 3, drPotAnse1.1, whole genome shotgun sequence genome includes a region encoding these proteins:
- the LOC126788549 gene encoding alcohol-forming fatty acyl-CoA reductase-like, which yields MGLDSILGYLQNKTILITGATGFLGMVFVEKILRVQPNVKKLYLLIRASDIKSATKRIHDEIIGKQLFRVLREKRGADFDSFIFEKVVALPGDVTFENLGVSEPRLMEELCNEIQIIVNSAATTNFDERYDISLAVNTFGVRQVLSFAKKCFKLEMLLHVSTAYVCGERAGLIPEDSSSMNKMVKEMANLDFETVEKNLVKEKLNELKALDTSEEVVRNTMKDFGIKRARLYGWPNTYVFTKAVGEIFLQRSKDNLPLVIVRPPIVTSTYEEPFPGWIQGFRTIDSVIAGYCKGKLTCLLVDPATVLDMIPVDMLVNSIIVAMVVNANQPTANIIYQVGSSLRNPLNFSQMHDFIFQYFTKNPWLNKDGEPVIVTKGTILTTMATFRMYMNFRYMLPLKGLNFVNKTFGQYFQDIYVNHSRKLDLVMRLVDLYKPYMLFYGIFDDANTQKLWKTANESFLEVGSFNFDATCIDWEEYIKHTHIPGLLKHVLIK from the exons ATGGGGTTGGACAGCATACTAGGTTACCTGCAGAATAAGACCATTTTGATCACTGGTGCGACCGGATTCCTTGGAATGG TGTTTGTGGAGAAAATTCTAAGGGTGCAACCAAATGTGAAGAAGCTCTATCTTCTTATAAGAGCCTCTGATATCAAGTCAGCAACTAAACGCATCCATGATGAG ATTATAGGGAAGCAATTGTTTAGGGTTCTGAGAGAGAAAAGGGGAGCAGATTTCGattctttcatttttgaaaAAGTTGTCGCTCTCCCTGGAGATGTCACTTTCGAGAACCTTGGAGTGAGTGAGCCCAGATTGATGGAAGAACTGTGCAATGAAATACAGATCATTGTAAACTCTGCAGCCACAACCAACTTTGACGAAAG ATATGATATTTCACTGGCAGTAAATACTTTTGGAGTTCGGCAAGTGTTGAGCTTTGCGAAAAAATGTTTCAAACTAGAGATGCTTCTCCACGTATCAACTG CTTATGTTTGTGGTGAAAGGGCAGGGCTCATACCAGAAGACTCTTCTTCAATGAATAAGATGGTTAAAGAGATGGCTAATCTTGATTTTGAAACAGTGGAGAAGAACCTTGTGAAGGAGAAACTGAATGAATTGAAAGCATTAGATACTTCAGAAGAAGTTGTTAGAAACACAATGAAGGATTTCGGCATTAAAAG GGCTAGACTGTATGGATGGCCAAACACATATGTGTTCACAAAAGCTGTGGGTGAGATATTTCTGCAACGTTCGAAAGACAATTTACCTCTTGTGATCGTACGTCCACCTATAGTTACAAGCACTTACGAAGAACCGTTTCCTGGTTGGATCCAAGGTTTCAG AACTATTGACAGCGTTATTGCTGGTTATTGCAAAGGGAAGCTGACATGCTTGTTAGTTGATCCTGCAACAGTACTCGACATG ATTCCAGTTGACATGTTGGTAAATTCAATAATCGTAGCGATGGTGGTAAATGCAAATCAGCCAACTGCTAATATTATTTACCAAGTCGGATCCTCATTGAGAAACCCTTTGAATTTCTCTCAAATGCACGACTTCATCTTCCAATACTTCACGAAAAATCCATGGCTCAATAAGGATGGTGAGCCTGTAATTGTTACCAAGGGCACAATATTGACGACTATGGCTACTTTTCGCATGTATATGAATTTTCGTTACATGCTACCTTTGAAG GGATTAAATTTCGTGAACAAAACATTTGGCCAGTATTTCCAAGACATTTATGTCAACCATAGTCGGAAGCTAGACCTGGTGATGCGCTTGGTAGATCTATACAAACCATATATGCTATTCTACGGAAT CTTCGATGACGCCAATACACAGAAGTTGTGGAAGACAGCAAATGAGAGTTTCTTAGAGGTTggaagttttaattttgatgcAACATGCATAGATTGGGAAGAATACATCAAGCACACTCACATTCCCGGGCTCCTAAAACATGTTTTGATCAAATGA